One window from the genome of Helicobacter pylori encodes:
- the dsbK gene encoding protein disulfide-isomerase DsbK, whose translation MILRASVLSALLLVGLGAAPKHSVSANDKRMQDNLVSVIEKQTNKKVRILEVKPLKSSQDLKMVVIEDPDTKYNIPLVVSKDGNLVIGLSNIFFSNKSDDVQLVAETNQKIQALNATQQNSAKLNAIFNEIPADYAIELPSTNAENKDKILYIVSDPMCPHCQKELTKLRDHLKENTVRMVVVGWLGVNSAKKAALIQEEMAKARARGASVEDKISILEKIYSTQYDINAQKEPEDLRTKVENTTKKIFESGVIKGVPFLYHYKA comes from the coding sequence ATGATATTAAGAGCGAGTGTGTTGAGCGCGTTACTTCTTGTAGGCTTAGGGGCAGCCCCTAAACATTCAGTTTCAGCTAATGACAAACGGATGCAGGATAATTTAGTGAGCGTGATTGAAAAACAAACCAATAAAAAGGTGCGTATTTTAGAAGTCAAACCTTTAAAATCTAGTCAGGATTTAAAAATGGTCGTCATTGAAGATCCGGACACTAAATACAATATCCCGCTTGTAGTGAGTAAGGATGGTAATTTAGTCATAGGGCTTAGCAACATATTCTTTAGCAATAAAAGCGATGATGTGCAATTAGTCGCAGAAACCAATCAAAAAATCCAAGCCCTTAACGCCACCCAACAAAATAGTGCGAAATTGAACGCTATTTTTAATGAAATACCGGCTGATTATGCGATAGAGTTGCCCTCTACTAACGCTGAAAATAAGGACAAGATCCTTTATATTGTCTCTGATCCCATGTGCCCGCATTGCCAAAAAGAGCTCACTAAACTCAGGGATCACTTGAAAGAAAACACCGTGAGAATGGTTGTAGTGGGGTGGCTTGGAGTCAATTCGGCTAAAAAAGCGGCTTTAATCCAAGAAGAAATGGCGAAAGCTAGGGCTAGGGGAGCGAGCGTGGAAGATAAAATCTCTATTCTTGAAAAGATTTATTCCACCCAATACGATATTAACGCTCAAAAAGAGCCTGAAGATTTACGCACCAAAGTGGAAAATACCACGAAAAAGATTTTTGAATCTGGCGTGATTAAGGGTGTGCCTTTCTTATACCACTATAAGGCATGA